A genomic segment from Candidatus Brocadia sinica JPN1 encodes:
- a CDS encoding NADH-quinone oxidoreductase subunit NuoF, whose product MTTVSNETIHQQQKFNPQKPQIIIGMASCGLGAGARNVLKSVEQELGKQKLDADIVPTGCIGMCAHEVLMDVIFPGRTRVTYGNVKTTMVPQILEEHVGKGEAVKKLVMSQMYLDDKTVIPYEGLPFFDDLEMNKGQKKHILRNCGYIDPDSIDEYIARGGYTALEKVLRTMTPKAVIDEISKSGLRGRGGGGFPTGEKWASCAKYSAEEKFVLCNADEGDPGAFMDRSLLEGDPHAVLEGMIIAGYAINATSGYIYVRAEYPLAVKRLKHTIEEANRRGFLGENILNSGYSLEIYVKEGAGAFVCGESTALQNSIEGKRGMPRTRPPQSVEAGLWDKPTCLNNVETFANVPFIINKGADWYSRIGTEHSKGTKIFSLTGKVKNAGLVEVPMGTTIRQIVFDMGGGIPKKKKFKAVQIGGPSGGCLPESLLDSPIDYESLVGAGAMMGSGSFVVVDDTTCMVEMARFFMNFCANESCGKCPPCRIGTTLMLDILTRITMGQGEEKDLEVLEQMSDEIKVMSLCGLGQSAPNPVKSTIRYFKDEYIAHIRDKTCPTATCVALHKYEVSPEKCTKCQACIRNCPVKAISGSTTEVAFINKEKCIKCNLCYEKCNFLAIK is encoded by the coding sequence ATGACTACGGTTAGTAACGAAACGATACACCAGCAACAAAAATTCAATCCACAAAAACCGCAAATAATTATTGGCATGGCCTCTTGCGGTTTGGGCGCTGGCGCCAGGAATGTGTTGAAAAGCGTTGAACAAGAGCTGGGAAAACAAAAACTCGATGCAGACATAGTGCCTACTGGTTGTATCGGCATGTGTGCGCACGAAGTGCTCATGGACGTAATCTTTCCTGGCCGCACACGCGTTACTTACGGAAATGTAAAAACCACCATGGTGCCACAAATATTAGAAGAACACGTGGGAAAGGGAGAGGCGGTAAAAAAACTCGTCATGTCGCAGATGTACCTGGACGACAAAACAGTGATTCCTTATGAAGGGTTGCCTTTTTTTGACGACCTGGAGATGAATAAGGGTCAAAAAAAACACATCCTCAGGAATTGCGGATATATTGACCCCGATAGTATCGATGAATATATTGCGCGGGGCGGATATACGGCGCTCGAAAAAGTACTCAGGACCATGACTCCGAAGGCCGTGATTGATGAAATAAGCAAATCGGGTCTCAGGGGCCGGGGAGGTGGTGGTTTTCCAACAGGTGAAAAGTGGGCATCCTGTGCCAAGTATTCCGCCGAAGAAAAGTTTGTCCTGTGCAATGCCGACGAAGGAGACCCGGGTGCCTTTATGGACAGGAGCCTTTTGGAAGGGGATCCGCATGCCGTCCTGGAAGGCATGATTATCGCGGGATATGCCATTAATGCTACGAGTGGTTACATCTATGTTCGCGCTGAATATCCACTGGCGGTCAAACGATTAAAACACACCATTGAAGAAGCCAATAGGCGCGGCTTTCTGGGTGAAAATATCCTAAACAGCGGGTACAGTCTGGAAATCTATGTAAAGGAAGGGGCTGGCGCCTTTGTCTGCGGTGAATCGACCGCACTGCAAAATTCCATTGAAGGGAAACGGGGTATGCCCCGCACAAGACCTCCTCAATCTGTAGAAGCGGGTTTATGGGACAAACCGACGTGTTTGAACAATGTAGAGACCTTTGCTAATGTACCGTTCATTATCAATAAAGGTGCGGATTGGTATTCCCGGATTGGTACAGAACACAGCAAGGGAACGAAAATCTTTTCCCTGACCGGGAAAGTAAAAAATGCCGGTCTTGTTGAAGTCCCTATGGGCACTACGATCAGACAAATTGTCTTTGACATGGGCGGCGGTATTCCGAAAAAGAAAAAATTCAAGGCAGTGCAGATCGGGGGGCCTTCTGGCGGATGTCTTCCTGAGTCCCTCCTGGATTCACCAATTGATTACGAATCGCTTGTTGGGGCAGGTGCAATGATGGGTTCGGGAAGTTTTGTGGTTGTTGACGACACTACCTGTATGGTGGAGATGGCCCGGTTTTTTATGAACTTTTGTGCCAATGAATCATGCGGAAAATGTCCGCCCTGCCGGATTGGCACTACCCTTATGCTGGATATCCTCACCCGCATTACCATGGGGCAGGGTGAAGAAAAGGATCTGGAAGTGCTGGAACAAATGAGTGATGAGATCAAGGTGATGTCCCTTTGTGGTCTCGGACAATCCGCGCCAAATCCTGTAAAATCCACTATCCGGTATTTTAAGGATGAATATATTGCGCACATCCGCGATAAGACTTGTCCAACTGCTACGTGTGTCGCCCTTCACAAGTATGAAGTGTCCCCGGAAAAGTGTACCAAGTGCCAGGCATGTATTCGCAACTGCCCGGTAAA